A single genomic interval of Pyrus communis chromosome 7, drPyrComm1.1, whole genome shotgun sequence harbors:
- the LOC137740123 gene encoding pumilio homolog 5 isoform X1, giving the protein MATEGLMRMVESSRGKKWPPSKDAATFGSPVRSMTAEESGFISKGHGFKRERAEVIPSRSGSAPPSMEGSFSSIENLLSQQNSSMKTSLTNLNNTVDNVENEEKLRSDPAYMAYYLSNMNLNAKLPPPLIVRENHHVVRRSGGLGTKGRLTSLDDSARSLHLSQGSLSTLQEDPNDAGSSRKSNDNLAEDSVAVMPVKDTVSLASYNKSIVDLIQVGVKQDFPRTPSPVYNHSLTSSLGTTDEPIDSDVHSLSPNASSVNKSKLPEPNSDSINDCPDTSASDALARGFIPNDVPLPTTSPSAQHHDVTGNLQKDESNIEHDGSGNNASITGDLGLDLSRARAAKVDTNNNKQQEQSYGRYLPQHNLSTQQGVPYQLQGFQAQLVSQGMNHLQSRMQNLPHGYPKFSSIETQPSLLSPGVTPPLYGTTTTYMTSGSPFYSNYQSSGVFPTQYGMGGYALGSTYLPSYMPGYASHGSFQMLFDATLGPSFNGRTADVSRGERIPHEGDMQHPSRSYGQHGPVLQPPFVDPLYTQYYPRLLEDSYGASIPHGHLASRGVVRGQLAQQELNVNAYRADPKFHTSTNGNLGILSPRNVGNNGSGYYGHPSGMGVVTQFPASHLGSPILPSSPMGRMNHLGRKYELRSPEGSVSGVYSGWQGQRSSILDDPRRHSVLEELKSSNTRKFELSDIAGRIVDFSVDQHGSRFIQQKLEYCSSEDKASVFKEILPRASKLMTDVFGNYVIQKFFEYGSPEQKKELADQLAGQVLPLSLQMYGCRVIQKALEVIELDQKIQLVHELDGHVMTCVRDQNGNHVIQKCIECIPTEKIGFIISAFQGQVASLSTHPYGCRVIQRVLEHCSDDLQSQCIVDEILESTYDLAQDQYGNYVTQHVLERGKPNERSQIISKLVGKIVRLSQHKYASNVVEKCLEYGDTTERELLIEEIIGQMEENDSLLPMMKDQFANYVVQKVLETSNDRQREILLKLIRVHIDALKKYTYGKHIVVRFQQLSGEDVQTPEAEGV; this is encoded by the exons ATGGCAACTGAGGGTCTCATGAGAATGGTAGAAAGCAGCAGGGGAAAGAAGTGGCCCCCATCTAAGGATGCTGCAACATTTGGATCTCCAGTGAGAAGTATGACAGCAGAGGAGTCGGGCTTCATTTCAAAGGGGCATGgctttaagagagagagagctgaagTTATACCTAGTCGAAGTGGTAGTGCTCCACCAAGTATGGAAGGTTCCTTTTCCTCTATTGAAAACCTATTAAGTCAACAGAACTCCAGCATGAAAACAAGCTTGACTAATTTAAACAACACTGTGGATAATGttgagaatgaagaaaaactgcGTTCAGACCCAGCTTATATGGCATACTACTTATCAAATATGAACTTGAATGCAAAGCTGCCTCCACCACTTATTGTACGGGAGAATCATCATGTTGTCCGCCGTAGTGGTGGTCTAGGAACCAAAGGGAGACTGACTTCTTTAGATGACAGCGCCAGGTCCTTGCATCTTTCTCAAGGTTCTCTCTCAACTCTTCAGGAGGACCCTAATGATGCTGGTTCATCCAGAAAGTCTAATGATAACTTGGCAGAAGATAGTGTTGCAGTAATGCCTGTCAAGGACACGGTTTCTTTGGCAAGTTATAATAAGAGTATAGTGGATCTCATACAGGTAGGAGTTAAA CAAGACTTCCCCCGGACTCCATCTCCTGTATATAATCACTCCCTCACATCAAGTCTTGGAACAACAGATGAACCAATTGATAGTGATGTACACTCACTTTCACCAAATGCTTCTTCTGTCAACAAGTCAAAATTACCTGAACCAAATTCAGACTCTATCAATGATTGTCCAGATACAAGTGCCTCAGACGCGCTTGCTCGTGGGTTCATACCAAATGATGTTCCTTTGCCTACCACCTCCCCAAGTGCTCAACATCATGATGTTACAGGGAACCTACAAAAAGATGAATCTAATATTGAGCATGATGGGTCGGGGAATAATGCATCGATTACTGGTGACCTTGGGTTGGATCTTTCCAGAGCGAGAGCAGCTAAAGTTGATACCAACAATAACAAGCAACAAGAACAATCTTATGGGAGGTATCTACCACAACACAATTTGTCTACACAACAAGGGGTTCCATATCAACTTCAGGGGTTCCAGGCACAATTAGTTTCACAAGGAATGAATCATTTGCAAAGCAGAATGCAAAATCTTCCCCACGGCTACCCAAAATTCTCTTCTATTGAGACACAACCATCATTGCTCTCACCTGGTGTCACACCTCCCTTATATGGTACAACCACAACATATATGACTTCAGGAAGTCCATTCTACTCAAATTATCAGTCGTCTGGTGTGTTTCCTACACAATATGGAATGGGTGGATATGCTTTAGGTTCTACTTATCTTCCTTCATATATGCCTGGGTATGCTTCTCATGGGTCTTTTCAAATGCTCTTTGATGCTACTTTGGGGCCAAGTTTCAATGGTCGAACTGCTGATGTTTCAAGAGGGGAGAGGATTCCCCATGAAGGTGATATGCAACACCCTAGTAGATCTTATGGGCAACATGGGCCAGTGCTACAGCCACCTTTTGTGGATCCCCTTTATACGCAATACTATCCTCGTCTGTTGGAGGATTCATATGGTGCTTCAATTCCTCATGGTCACTTGGCGTCAAGGGGTGTTGTCAGAGGCCAACTTGCGCAACAAGAATTAAATGTTAATGCTTATAGGGCTGACCCAAAATTCCACACTTCAACTAATGGTAATCTGGGTATTCTAAGTCCAAGGAATGTGGGAAACAATGGTAGTGGTTATTATGGACATCCTTCTGGCATGGGTGTAGTGACACAGTTTCCAGCCTCACATCTCGGTAGTCCAATATTGCCATCATCTCCAATGGGCAGAATGAATCATCTTGGTCGGAAATATGAATTGAGGTCTCCTGAAGGTTCTGTTAGTGGAGTATATTCTGGGTGGCAAGGGCAGAGAAGCTCCATCTTGGATGATCCTAGAAGACACTCTGTACTTGAAGAACTGAAATCTAGTAATACCCGTAAATTTGAACTTTCTGATATAGCTGGGCGCATTGTTGATTTCAG TGTCGATCAACATGGGAGTCGATTTATTCAACAGAAGCTAGAGTACTGCAGTTCTGAAGACAAGGCATCTGTTTTCAAAGAGATTCTTCCACGTGCTTCAAAATTAATGACGGATGTATTTGGGAATTATGTTATTCAAAAG TTTTTTGAATATGGGAGTCCTGAGCAGAAAAAGGAGCTTGCAGATCAACTTGCTGGGCAAGTTTTGCCTTTAAGTTTGCAGATGTATGGTTGTCGTGTAATCCAGAAG GCTCTCGAAGTTATTGAGCTTGACCAGAAAATACAACTTGTGCATGAGCTTGATGGACATGTCATGACATGTGTACGAGATCAAAATGGAAATCATGTAATACAGAAGTGTATAGAATGCATTCCCACAGAGAAAATTGGATTTATCATTTCTGCTTTTCAAGGACAAGTTGCCTCACTTTCTACTCATCCCTATGGCTGTCGTGTCATACAG AGAGTTTTGGAGCATTGTTCAGATGACCTTCAAAGTCAGTGTATAGTTGATGAGATCTTGGAATCTACTTATGATCTTGCTCAAGATCAGTATGGCAATTATGTTACCCAG CATGTTCTGGAAAGGGGAAAGCCCAACGAAAGAAGCCAAATTATCAGCAAGTTGGTTGGGAAGATTGTACGATTGAGTCAGCATAAATATGCATCAAATGTTGTTGAGAAGTGTCTGGAGTATGGTGATACTACTGAGCGGGAGCTCTTGATTGAGGAAATCATTGGacaaatggaagaaaatgatAGCCTGTTG CCAATGATGAAGGACCAATTTGCCAATTATGTGGTTCAGAAGGTTCTTGAAACAAGCAATGATAGACAGCGGGAAATACTGCTCAAACTTATAAGAGTTCATATTGATGCTCTGAAGAAATATACTTATGGGAAACACATAGTTGTTCGGTTTCAACAGCTATCTGGTGAAG ATGTCCAAACCCCAGAAGCTGAGGGGGTATAG
- the LOC137740123 gene encoding pumilio homolog 5 isoform X2, giving the protein MATEGLMRMVESSRGKKWPPSKDAATFGSPVRSMTAEESGFISKGHGFKRERAEVIPSRSGSAPPSMEGSFSSIENLLSQQNSSMKTSLTNLNNTVDNVENEEKLRSDPAYMAYYLSNMNLNAKLPPPLIVRENHHVVRRSGGLGTKGRLTSLDDSARSLHLSQGSLSTLQEDPNDAGSSRKSNDNLAEDSVAVMPVKDTVSLASYNKSIVDLIQQDFPRTPSPVYNHSLTSSLGTTDEPIDSDVHSLSPNASSVNKSKLPEPNSDSINDCPDTSASDALARGFIPNDVPLPTTSPSAQHHDVTGNLQKDESNIEHDGSGNNASITGDLGLDLSRARAAKVDTNNNKQQEQSYGRYLPQHNLSTQQGVPYQLQGFQAQLVSQGMNHLQSRMQNLPHGYPKFSSIETQPSLLSPGVTPPLYGTTTTYMTSGSPFYSNYQSSGVFPTQYGMGGYALGSTYLPSYMPGYASHGSFQMLFDATLGPSFNGRTADVSRGERIPHEGDMQHPSRSYGQHGPVLQPPFVDPLYTQYYPRLLEDSYGASIPHGHLASRGVVRGQLAQQELNVNAYRADPKFHTSTNGNLGILSPRNVGNNGSGYYGHPSGMGVVTQFPASHLGSPILPSSPMGRMNHLGRKYELRSPEGSVSGVYSGWQGQRSSILDDPRRHSVLEELKSSNTRKFELSDIAGRIVDFSVDQHGSRFIQQKLEYCSSEDKASVFKEILPRASKLMTDVFGNYVIQKFFEYGSPEQKKELADQLAGQVLPLSLQMYGCRVIQKALEVIELDQKIQLVHELDGHVMTCVRDQNGNHVIQKCIECIPTEKIGFIISAFQGQVASLSTHPYGCRVIQRVLEHCSDDLQSQCIVDEILESTYDLAQDQYGNYVTQHVLERGKPNERSQIISKLVGKIVRLSQHKYASNVVEKCLEYGDTTERELLIEEIIGQMEENDSLLPMMKDQFANYVVQKVLETSNDRQREILLKLIRVHIDALKKYTYGKHIVVRFQQLSGEDVQTPEAEGV; this is encoded by the exons ATGGCAACTGAGGGTCTCATGAGAATGGTAGAAAGCAGCAGGGGAAAGAAGTGGCCCCCATCTAAGGATGCTGCAACATTTGGATCTCCAGTGAGAAGTATGACAGCAGAGGAGTCGGGCTTCATTTCAAAGGGGCATGgctttaagagagagagagctgaagTTATACCTAGTCGAAGTGGTAGTGCTCCACCAAGTATGGAAGGTTCCTTTTCCTCTATTGAAAACCTATTAAGTCAACAGAACTCCAGCATGAAAACAAGCTTGACTAATTTAAACAACACTGTGGATAATGttgagaatgaagaaaaactgcGTTCAGACCCAGCTTATATGGCATACTACTTATCAAATATGAACTTGAATGCAAAGCTGCCTCCACCACTTATTGTACGGGAGAATCATCATGTTGTCCGCCGTAGTGGTGGTCTAGGAACCAAAGGGAGACTGACTTCTTTAGATGACAGCGCCAGGTCCTTGCATCTTTCTCAAGGTTCTCTCTCAACTCTTCAGGAGGACCCTAATGATGCTGGTTCATCCAGAAAGTCTAATGATAACTTGGCAGAAGATAGTGTTGCAGTAATGCCTGTCAAGGACACGGTTTCTTTGGCAAGTTATAATAAGAGTATAGTGGATCTCATACAG CAAGACTTCCCCCGGACTCCATCTCCTGTATATAATCACTCCCTCACATCAAGTCTTGGAACAACAGATGAACCAATTGATAGTGATGTACACTCACTTTCACCAAATGCTTCTTCTGTCAACAAGTCAAAATTACCTGAACCAAATTCAGACTCTATCAATGATTGTCCAGATACAAGTGCCTCAGACGCGCTTGCTCGTGGGTTCATACCAAATGATGTTCCTTTGCCTACCACCTCCCCAAGTGCTCAACATCATGATGTTACAGGGAACCTACAAAAAGATGAATCTAATATTGAGCATGATGGGTCGGGGAATAATGCATCGATTACTGGTGACCTTGGGTTGGATCTTTCCAGAGCGAGAGCAGCTAAAGTTGATACCAACAATAACAAGCAACAAGAACAATCTTATGGGAGGTATCTACCACAACACAATTTGTCTACACAACAAGGGGTTCCATATCAACTTCAGGGGTTCCAGGCACAATTAGTTTCACAAGGAATGAATCATTTGCAAAGCAGAATGCAAAATCTTCCCCACGGCTACCCAAAATTCTCTTCTATTGAGACACAACCATCATTGCTCTCACCTGGTGTCACACCTCCCTTATATGGTACAACCACAACATATATGACTTCAGGAAGTCCATTCTACTCAAATTATCAGTCGTCTGGTGTGTTTCCTACACAATATGGAATGGGTGGATATGCTTTAGGTTCTACTTATCTTCCTTCATATATGCCTGGGTATGCTTCTCATGGGTCTTTTCAAATGCTCTTTGATGCTACTTTGGGGCCAAGTTTCAATGGTCGAACTGCTGATGTTTCAAGAGGGGAGAGGATTCCCCATGAAGGTGATATGCAACACCCTAGTAGATCTTATGGGCAACATGGGCCAGTGCTACAGCCACCTTTTGTGGATCCCCTTTATACGCAATACTATCCTCGTCTGTTGGAGGATTCATATGGTGCTTCAATTCCTCATGGTCACTTGGCGTCAAGGGGTGTTGTCAGAGGCCAACTTGCGCAACAAGAATTAAATGTTAATGCTTATAGGGCTGACCCAAAATTCCACACTTCAACTAATGGTAATCTGGGTATTCTAAGTCCAAGGAATGTGGGAAACAATGGTAGTGGTTATTATGGACATCCTTCTGGCATGGGTGTAGTGACACAGTTTCCAGCCTCACATCTCGGTAGTCCAATATTGCCATCATCTCCAATGGGCAGAATGAATCATCTTGGTCGGAAATATGAATTGAGGTCTCCTGAAGGTTCTGTTAGTGGAGTATATTCTGGGTGGCAAGGGCAGAGAAGCTCCATCTTGGATGATCCTAGAAGACACTCTGTACTTGAAGAACTGAAATCTAGTAATACCCGTAAATTTGAACTTTCTGATATAGCTGGGCGCATTGTTGATTTCAG TGTCGATCAACATGGGAGTCGATTTATTCAACAGAAGCTAGAGTACTGCAGTTCTGAAGACAAGGCATCTGTTTTCAAAGAGATTCTTCCACGTGCTTCAAAATTAATGACGGATGTATTTGGGAATTATGTTATTCAAAAG TTTTTTGAATATGGGAGTCCTGAGCAGAAAAAGGAGCTTGCAGATCAACTTGCTGGGCAAGTTTTGCCTTTAAGTTTGCAGATGTATGGTTGTCGTGTAATCCAGAAG GCTCTCGAAGTTATTGAGCTTGACCAGAAAATACAACTTGTGCATGAGCTTGATGGACATGTCATGACATGTGTACGAGATCAAAATGGAAATCATGTAATACAGAAGTGTATAGAATGCATTCCCACAGAGAAAATTGGATTTATCATTTCTGCTTTTCAAGGACAAGTTGCCTCACTTTCTACTCATCCCTATGGCTGTCGTGTCATACAG AGAGTTTTGGAGCATTGTTCAGATGACCTTCAAAGTCAGTGTATAGTTGATGAGATCTTGGAATCTACTTATGATCTTGCTCAAGATCAGTATGGCAATTATGTTACCCAG CATGTTCTGGAAAGGGGAAAGCCCAACGAAAGAAGCCAAATTATCAGCAAGTTGGTTGGGAAGATTGTACGATTGAGTCAGCATAAATATGCATCAAATGTTGTTGAGAAGTGTCTGGAGTATGGTGATACTACTGAGCGGGAGCTCTTGATTGAGGAAATCATTGGacaaatggaagaaaatgatAGCCTGTTG CCAATGATGAAGGACCAATTTGCCAATTATGTGGTTCAGAAGGTTCTTGAAACAAGCAATGATAGACAGCGGGAAATACTGCTCAAACTTATAAGAGTTCATATTGATGCTCTGAAGAAATATACTTATGGGAAACACATAGTTGTTCGGTTTCAACAGCTATCTGGTGAAG ATGTCCAAACCCCAGAAGCTGAGGGGGTATAG
- the LOC137740325 gene encoding uncharacterized protein, with amino-acid sequence MDFFKVKKFRKAHKPDPENVSEDNPVPQPEEPSKENSGDDFGKSANADSVAEAEDDDDDFITEEVKRRLKELRRNSFMVLIPEEESFPEDEEEEEEQAGETSSNEWRDVEAEGRQWWCGFGAVYDKYWERMLFFERMSAQHLNGTGIQTPTTPSPRSASKKLTSPFRCLSLKKIEEPDDETEHLQQPENDPFQDIETSYVGQLCLSWEALHCQYTQLNQLIACQPENPNSYNHSAQQFQQFQVLLQRYIENEPFEEGHRAEIYARTQRLLPNLLRVPNIQGPIQKGKEEELDSVVHAPDLIKIIETSILTFQLFLKMDKKKPSSVLNLFGNQNQAATPLQQIQSSLEKKWMKLKELQKKRKGWKKKSWPQLQEDVQLLFSLIDAKVLSRTLRMVRISKEQLFWCEEKMKKLDLVDGKLWRDPSPTLFPCP; translated from the exons ATGGATTTCTTCAAAGTTAAGAAGTTTAGGAAAGCACACAAACCAGACCCGGAAAATGTGTCAGAGGACAATCCTGTGCCACAGCCGGAGGAACCCAGCAAGGAGAATAGTGGTGATGATTTTGGTAAGTCGGCCAATGCTGATTCTGTGGCAGAAGCTGAGGACGATGATGATGATTTCATAACGGAGGAGGTCAAGCGGAGGTTAAAAGAATTGAGAAGGAATAGCTTCATGGTGTTGATTCCGGAAGAAGAGTCATTTCccgaagatgaagaagaagaagaagagcaggCCGGTGAAACAAGCTCTAACGAGTGGAGGGATGTAGAAGCAGAAGGCCGACAATGGTGGTGTGGCTTTGGTGCTGTATATGACAAGTACTGGGAGAGGATGTTGTTCTTCGAACGGATGAGTGCGCAGCATCTTAATGGAACTG GCATCCAAACCCCTACGACCCCATCACCGCGATCAGCATCTAAGAAGCTTACGTCCCCTTTTCGCTGTCTTTCTTTGAAGAAGATTGAAGAGCCTGATGATGAAACTGAGCACCTTCAACAGCCAGAAAATGATCCGTTCCAGGATATTGAGACATCATATGTAGGTCAACTTTGCTTGTCTTGGGAGGCACTGCACTGTCAGTACACTCAACTAAACCAGCTAATCGCTTGCCAACCTGAAAATCCCAACAGTTACAACCACAGTGCTCAACAGTTTCAACAGTTCCAGGTTTTACTACAAAGGTATATCGAAAATGAACCTTTTGAGGAGGGCCACAGGGCTGAAATTTATGCTCGCACACAAAGGCTTCTTCCTAATTTACTGCGGGTGCCTAATATACAAG GTCCAATTCAAAAAGGAAAGGAGGAAGAATTAGATTCGGTGGTGCATGCTCCTGACCTCATCAAGATTATTGAAACCTCAATCCTCACTTTCCAGCTTTTCCTGAAGATGGATAAGAAAAAACCAAGCTCTGTTCTTAACTTGTTTGGGAATCAAAACCAGGCTGCCACCCCACTTCAGCAGATTCAATCTTCTCTCGAGAAG AAATGGATGAAGTTAAAGGAACTGCAAAAAAAGAGGAAAGGTTGGAAGAAGAAATCGTGGCCGCAGTTGCAAGAAGATGTTCAGCTTTTGTTTAGCCTCATTGACGCCAAGGTTTTGTCGAGAACCCTCCGAATGGTGAGAATAAGCAAAGAGCAGCTGTTTTGGTGCGAGGAGAAGATGAAAAAACTCGATTTGGTAGATGGAAAGTTGTGGAGAGACCCGTCTCCTACCCTTTTCCCTTGTCCATAG